CACCCTACTCACTCGCTTCACAGGTATAACAAATGACGAATGACAAATGACAAATGACAATCACCACCGTTAACTTTAATTCTCCCCACCGGCTTCGTGAAGAACTTTCCGATAACGCATTTTGAGAATGAGTCCCAGCGTGATTTGCTTCATCACCCAATACAATACCGTCAACACGATAAAGGTGACAAACATAACCAACAGGGGGCGTTTAGCCGTCAAGTCATCCACAATAGTTTGGGCTAAATCCTCCGGTTGTGTGACTAAATCCCAACTATTAAATCGGAGGAATCGTCCTAAATAGATACCAACCGCGCACAGAGCATGAGTAATCAGTTCAGCCGGAATGGTAAACTTACCCATGCCTTGTTTTTGTAAATAGTATCCTAAATTAATTAACGAGATAACATAAGCTTCAAAGCCCAATAAAATAACACTGAGATGTTGCGGAATTAGCACTAACGTAATCACCCAAACGGAATAGTCACGACGCACCGCATCAATCAGGTGGATGATATCCGTCAGCAGATAAGGTGCATTGGGTAAGAACGCCATGAAAACAATGAAACCCACCCACCACAAAAGGTTACGGTTTCCAGATGAGCGACGAAAGAGCCAAACACTTAAAGCTAAGGGGATAAAGGCAAGAAATAAATTCCAAGCCATCCAACCGCTATGGCGATGCCATGCTTTCCAGGCATCCCTTAATAGAAATCTTAAAGACATATTCTTATCGGTAGACCTACAG
The DNA window shown above is from Coleofasciculus chthonoplastes PCC 7420 and carries:
- a CDS encoding DUF1361 domain-containing protein, which translates into the protein MSLRFLLRDAWKAWHRHSGWMAWNLFLAFIPLALSVWLFRRSSGNRNLLWWVGFIVFMAFLPNAPYLLTDIIHLIDAVRRDYSVWVITLVLIPQHLSVILLGFEAYVISLINLGYYLQKQGMGKFTIPAELITHALCAVGIYLGRFLRFNSWDLVTQPEDLAQTIVDDLTAKRPLLVMFVTFIVLTVLYWVMKQITLGLILKMRYRKVLHEAGGEN